One window from the genome of Trabulsiella odontotermitis encodes:
- the speA gene encoding biosynthetic arginine decarboxylase has translation MSDDISMVSPSSAGEQGVLRSMQEVAMSSQEASKMLRTYNIAWWGNNYYDVNELGHITVCPDPDVPQARVDLAELVKAREAQGQRLPALFCFPQILQHRLRSINAAFKRARESYGYHGDYFLVYPIKVNQHRRVIESLIHSGEPLGLEAGSKAELMAVLAHAGMTRSVIVCNGYKDREYIRLALVGEKMGHKVYLVIEKMSEIAIVLEEAERLNVVPRLGVRARLASQGSGKWQSSGGEKSKFGLAATQVLQLVEILRDAGHLESLQLLHFHLGSQMANIRDIATGVRESARFYVELHKLGVNIQCFDVGGGLGVDYEGTRSQSDCSVNYGLNEYANNIIWAIGDACEENGLPHPTVITESGRAVTAHHTVLVSNIIGVERNEYTVPAAPEADAARALQSMWETWQEMHEPGNRRSLREWLHDSQMDLHDIHVGYSSGTFSLQERAWAEQLYLNMCHEVQKQLDPSNRAHRPIIDELQERMADKIYVNFSLFQSMPDAWGIDQLFPVLPLEGLHHAPERRAVLLDITCDSDGAIDHYVDGDGIATTMPMPPYDPENPPMLGFFMVGAYQEILGNMHNLFGDTEAVDVFVFPDGSVEVELSDEGDTVADMLQYVQLDPNTLLTQFRDQVKNTDLDAALQQQFLEEFEAGLYGYTYLEDE, from the coding sequence ATGTCTGACGACATTTCTATGGTTTCGCCTTCGTCAGCAGGCGAACAGGGTGTACTACGTTCCATGCAGGAGGTTGCGATGAGCTCCCAGGAAGCCAGCAAGATGCTACGTACTTACAACATTGCCTGGTGGGGCAATAACTATTACGACGTCAACGAACTGGGACACATCACCGTCTGCCCGGATCCTGATGTGCCGCAGGCGCGCGTTGATCTCGCCGAACTGGTGAAAGCCCGCGAAGCGCAAGGGCAACGTCTGCCTGCACTGTTCTGCTTCCCGCAGATCCTGCAACACCGTCTGCGCTCGATTAACGCCGCGTTCAAACGCGCGCGCGAATCCTACGGTTACCACGGCGACTACTTTCTGGTTTACCCGATCAAGGTGAATCAGCATCGCCGCGTTATTGAGTCGCTGATCCACTCCGGTGAACCGCTGGGTCTGGAAGCGGGCTCAAAAGCGGAACTGATGGCGGTACTGGCGCATGCCGGGATGACCCGCAGCGTGATCGTCTGTAACGGTTATAAAGACCGTGAATATATTCGTCTCGCGCTGGTTGGCGAAAAGATGGGGCACAAGGTCTATCTGGTCATCGAAAAGATGTCCGAAATTGCTATCGTGCTGGAAGAAGCCGAGCGTCTGAACGTGGTGCCGCGCCTTGGCGTGCGTGCGCGTCTGGCCTCGCAGGGTTCCGGTAAATGGCAGTCTTCCGGTGGTGAAAAATCCAAATTCGGCCTGGCGGCGACGCAGGTGCTGCAACTGGTGGAGATCCTGCGTGACGCGGGGCATCTGGAAAGTCTGCAGCTGCTGCATTTCCACCTCGGCTCGCAGATGGCGAACATTCGCGATATCGCGACTGGCGTACGTGAATCCGCACGTTTCTACGTGGAACTGCATAAGCTGGGCGTCAATATTCAGTGTTTTGACGTCGGCGGCGGTCTGGGCGTGGATTACGAAGGGACCCGTTCGCAGTCTGACTGCTCGGTGAACTACGGCCTGAATGAATACGCCAACAACATCATCTGGGCGATTGGCGATGCTTGTGAAGAGAATGGCCTGCCGCACCCGACGGTGATCACCGAATCCGGTCGCGCGGTGACCGCGCACCACACGGTGCTGGTTTCGAATATTATTGGCGTTGAGCGCAACGAATATACCGTGCCTGCCGCACCGGAAGCGGATGCCGCCCGCGCGCTGCAAAGTATGTGGGAAACCTGGCAGGAGATGCACGAACCGGGCAACCGTCGCTCGCTGCGTGAATGGCTGCACGACAGCCAGATGGACCTGCACGATATCCACGTCGGTTATTCTTCCGGCACCTTCAGTCTGCAGGAACGCGCCTGGGCAGAGCAACTGTATCTGAACATGTGCCACGAAGTGCAGAAGCAGCTCGACCCGAGCAACCGCGCGCATCGCCCGATCATCGATGAACTGCAGGAACGTATGGCGGATAAGATTTACGTCAACTTCTCGCTGTTCCAGTCAATGCCGGATGCCTGGGGTATCGATCAACTGTTCCCGGTGCTGCCGCTGGAAGGGCTGCATCACGCACCGGAACGCCGTGCGGTGCTACTGGATATCACCTGTGACTCTGACGGTGCTATCGATCATTACGTCGATGGCGACGGGATCGCCACCACCATGCCGATGCCGCCGTACGATCCGGAAAACCCGCCGATGCTGGGCTTCTTTATGGTCGGCGCTTATCAGGAGATCCTCGGCAACATGCACAATCTGTTCGGTGATACCGAAGCGGTTGACGTGTTTGTTTTCCCGGACGGTAGCGTGGAAGTTGAGCTGTCTGACGAAGGGGATACAGTGGCGGATATGCTGCAGTACGTGCAGCTTGATCCCAACACTTTGCTAACGCAGTTCCGTGATCAGGTAAAAAACACCGATCTCGATGCCGCGCTGCAGCAGCAATTCCTCGAAGAGTTTGAAGCGGGTCTGTACGGCTATACTTATCTGGAAGACGAGTAA
- the speB gene encoding agmatinase, with translation MSTLGNQYDNSLVSNAFGFLRLPLNFQPYDSDADWVITGVPFDMATSGRAGGRHGPAAIRQVSTNLAWEHNRFPWNFDMRERLNVVDCGDLVYAFGDAREMSEKLQAHAEKLLAAGKRMLSFGGDHFVTLPLLRAHAKHFGKMALVHFDAHTDTYANGCEFDHGTMFFTAPNEGLIDPNHSVQIGIRTEFDKDNGFTVLDAGQVNDRTVDDIIAQVKQIVGDMPVYLTFDIDCLDPAFAPGTGTPVIGGLTSDRAIKLVRGLKDLNIVGMDVVEVAPAYDQSEITALAAATLALEMLYIQAAKKGE, from the coding sequence ATGAGTACCTTAGGAAATCAGTACGACAACTCTCTGGTATCTAACGCGTTTGGTTTTTTACGCCTTCCGCTGAATTTCCAGCCGTATGACAGTGACGCTGACTGGGTTATCACCGGCGTACCGTTTGATATGGCGACCTCTGGTCGTGCGGGTGGCCGTCACGGTCCGGCGGCAATCCGTCAGGTTTCTACCAACCTGGCCTGGGAACACAACCGCTTCCCGTGGAACTTCGATATGCGTGAGCGCCTGAACGTCGTGGACTGCGGTGATCTGGTTTACGCCTTTGGTGATGCCCGTGAAATGAGTGAAAAACTGCAGGCGCACGCGGAAAAACTGCTGGCGGCCGGTAAGCGCATGCTTTCTTTCGGCGGCGACCACTTTGTGACTCTGCCGCTGCTGCGCGCTCATGCGAAACACTTCGGCAAAATGGCGCTGGTGCATTTCGATGCGCATACCGATACCTACGCCAATGGCTGCGAGTTTGACCACGGCACCATGTTCTTCACCGCGCCGAACGAAGGGCTGATCGATCCGAATCATTCCGTGCAGATCGGCATCCGTACCGAATTCGATAAAGACAATGGTTTCACCGTGCTTGATGCCGGTCAGGTTAACGACCGCACTGTGGACGACATCATCGCGCAGGTGAAACAGATCGTCGGCGATATGCCGGTGTACCTGACCTTTGACATCGACTGTCTGGATCCGGCGTTTGCGCCGGGTACCGGGACGCCGGTGATCGGCGGTCTGACGTCCGATCGCGCCATCAAACTGGTGCGTGGCCTGAAAGATCTGAACATTGTGGGAATGGACGTTGTAGAAGTGGCGCCAGCCTACGATCAGTCTGAAATTACTGCGCTGGCGGCAGCAACGCTGGCGCTGGAAATGCTATATATCCAGGCAGCGAAAAAAGGCGAGTAA
- a CDS encoding M48 family metallopeptidase, with product MKIRSALLALGIATALTGCQNMDSNGLLSSGAEAFQAYSLTDEQVKTLSDQSCKELDSKATIAPASSEYTKRLNKIAAALGDNINGQPVNYKVYVTKDVNAFAMANGCIRVYSGLMDMMNDNEVEAVIGHEMGHVALGHVKKGMQVALGTNALRVAAASTGGVVGSLSQSQLGDLGEKLVNSQFSQRQEAEADDYSYDLLRKRNINPTGLATSFEKLAKLDAGRQSSMFDDHPASAERAQHVRDRMKADGIK from the coding sequence ATGAAAATACGCTCAGCATTACTCGCCTTAGGGATCGCAACCGCGCTAACCGGTTGCCAGAACATGGATTCAAACGGATTGTTAAGCTCCGGTGCGGAAGCTTTTCAGGCATATTCACTCACTGATGAACAGGTCAAAACCTTAAGTGACCAGTCCTGTAAAGAACTGGACAGCAAAGCCACCATCGCCCCTGCCAGCAGCGAATACACCAAACGCCTCAACAAGATTGCCGCGGCACTTGGCGACAACATTAATGGTCAGCCAGTAAACTACAAAGTTTATGTGACCAAAGACGTGAACGCCTTTGCGATGGCAAACGGCTGTATCCGCGTCTACAGCGGTCTGATGGACATGATGAACGATAACGAAGTCGAAGCGGTTATCGGCCATGAAATGGGACACGTTGCACTGGGTCACGTGAAAAAAGGTATGCAGGTTGCGCTGGGGACTAACGCCCTGCGTGTCGCGGCCGCCTCAACCGGTGGCGTCGTGGGGAGTTTGTCACAGTCGCAGTTGGGCGACCTTGGCGAGAAACTGGTGAACTCACAGTTCTCTCAGCGCCAGGAAGCCGAAGCGGATGACTACTCTTACGATCTGCTGCGTAAGCGCAATATCAACCCGACGGGTCTTGCCACCAGTTTCGAAAAACTGGCGAAACTGGATGCCGGTCGCCAGAGCTCAATGTTTGACGACCACCCGGCCTCTGCCGAGCGTGCACAACACGTGCGCGACCGTATGAAGGCGGACGGGATTAAATAA
- the tkt gene encoding transketolase translates to MSSRKELANAIRALSMDAVQKAKSGHPGAPMGMADIAEVLWRDFLNHNPQNPSWADRDRFVLSNGHGSMLIYSLLHLTGYDLPMEELKNFRQLHSKTPGHPEVGYTAGVETTTGPLGQGIANAVGMAIAEKTLAAQFNRPGHDIVDHFTYAFMGDGCMMEGISHEVCSLAGTLKLGKLVAFYDDNGISIDGHVEGWFTDDTAKRFEAYGWHVVRGVDGHDAAAIKRAVEEARAVTDKPSLLMCKTIIGFGSPNKAGTHDSHGAPLGDAEVAATREQLGWKYAPFEIPSEIYAQWDAKEAGQAKESAWNDKFAAYAKAFPQEAAEFTRRMKGDMPADFAAKAQAWIESLQANPAKIASRKASQNAIEAFGPWLPEFLGGSADLAPSNLTLWSGSKAINEDAAGNYIHYGVREFGMTAIANGIALHGGFLPYTSTFLMFVEYARNAVRMAALMKQRQVMVYTHDSIGLGEDGPTHQPVEQMASLRVTPNMSLWRPCDQVESAVAWKYGVERHDGPTALILSRQNLAQQARTAKQLADIARGGYVLKDCAGQPELIFIATGSEVELAVAAWEKLAAEGVKARVVSMPSTDAFDKQDAAYRESVLPKAVSARVAVEAGIADYWYKYTGLNGAIVGMTTFGESAPAEKLFEEFGFTVDNVVAKAKALL, encoded by the coding sequence ATGTCCTCACGTAAAGAGCTTGCCAATGCTATTCGTGCGCTAAGCATGGACGCAGTACAGAAAGCGAAATCCGGTCACCCCGGTGCCCCGATGGGTATGGCTGACATTGCCGAAGTCCTGTGGCGTGATTTCCTGAACCATAACCCGCAGAATCCGTCCTGGGCAGACCGTGACCGTTTCGTGCTGTCTAACGGCCACGGCTCCATGCTGATTTACAGCCTGCTGCACCTCACCGGCTACGACCTGCCGATGGAAGAGCTGAAAAACTTCCGTCAGCTGCATTCAAAAACCCCGGGCCACCCGGAAGTGGGTTACACCGCCGGGGTCGAAACCACCACCGGCCCGCTGGGTCAGGGCATTGCGAATGCGGTGGGTATGGCGATTGCCGAGAAAACTCTGGCAGCACAGTTCAACCGTCCGGGTCATGACATCGTTGACCACTTCACCTATGCCTTTATGGGCGACGGCTGCATGATGGAAGGTATCTCCCACGAAGTGTGCTCCCTGGCGGGCACCCTGAAACTGGGCAAACTGGTGGCGTTCTATGACGATAACGGCATCTCCATTGACGGTCACGTGGAAGGCTGGTTCACCGACGACACCGCGAAACGCTTTGAAGCCTATGGCTGGCATGTGGTGCGCGGCGTGGACGGTCACGATGCCGCCGCCATTAAACGTGCAGTGGAAGAAGCCCGTGCGGTGACGGACAAACCGTCGCTGCTGATGTGCAAAACCATCATCGGTTTCGGTTCTCCGAACAAGGCCGGTACGCACGATTCTCACGGTGCGCCGCTGGGTGATGCGGAAGTGGCCGCCACCCGCGAACAGCTGGGCTGGAAATACGCGCCGTTTGAAATCCCGTCTGAAATCTATGCACAGTGGGATGCAAAAGAAGCCGGACAGGCGAAAGAGTCGGCCTGGAACGACAAATTTGCTGCTTATGCGAAAGCCTTCCCGCAGGAAGCCGCTGAGTTCACCCGCCGTATGAAGGGTGATATGCCGGCAGACTTCGCGGCGAAAGCGCAGGCGTGGATTGAAAGCCTGCAGGCGAATCCGGCGAAAATCGCCAGCCGTAAGGCGTCGCAGAACGCGATTGAAGCCTTCGGACCGTGGCTGCCGGAGTTCCTCGGCGGCTCCGCGGACCTGGCGCCATCCAACCTGACCCTGTGGTCCGGTTCGAAAGCCATCAATGAAGACGCGGCAGGCAACTACATTCACTACGGCGTGCGCGAATTCGGTATGACCGCCATTGCCAACGGCATTGCGCTGCACGGCGGTTTCCTGCCGTACACCTCCACCTTCCTGATGTTTGTGGAATACGCACGTAACGCGGTGCGCATGGCGGCGCTGATGAAACAGCGTCAGGTGATGGTCTACACCCACGACTCCATCGGTCTGGGCGAAGACGGCCCGACCCACCAGCCGGTTGAGCAGATGGCATCCCTGCGCGTGACGCCGAACATGAGCCTGTGGCGTCCGTGCGACCAGGTGGAATCGGCGGTGGCGTGGAAATACGGCGTGGAGCGTCATGACGGCCCGACTGCGCTGATTCTGTCCCGCCAGAACCTGGCGCAGCAGGCGCGTACCGCGAAACAACTGGCGGATATCGCCCGTGGCGGTTATGTGCTGAAAGACTGCGCCGGTCAGCCGGAACTTATCTTCATTGCCACCGGCTCAGAAGTGGAGCTGGCGGTTGCCGCGTGGGAAAAACTGGCTGCGGAAGGGGTGAAGGCGCGCGTGGTTTCCATGCCGTCCACCGACGCGTTCGACAAACAGGATGCGGCCTACCGTGAATCCGTGCTGCCGAAAGCGGTCAGCGCCCGCGTGGCGGTGGAAGCGGGTATCGCGGATTACTGGTACAAGTACACCGGGCTGAACGGTGCTATCGTCGGGATGACCACCTTCGGTGAGTCGGCTCCGGCTGAGAAACTGTTCGAAGAGTTCGGCTTTACCGTCGACAACGTCGTTGCTAAAGCAAAAGCGTTGCTGTAA
- the epd gene encoding erythrose-4-phosphate dehydrogenase, which produces MTVRVAINGFGRIGRNVVRALYESGRRAEITVVAINELADATGIAHLLKYDTSHGRFAWDVRQEREQLYVGEDVIRLLHERSIDALPWRELGVDVVLDCTGVYGNREHGEAHLAAGAKKVLFSHPGSNDLDATIVYGVNQHELLAEHRIVSNASCTTNCIIPVIKLLDDAYGIESGTVTTIHSAMHDQQVIDAYHPDLRRTRAASQSIIPVDTKLAAGITRIFPQFNDRFEAIAVRVPTINVTAIDLSVTVKKPVKACEVNRLLQKAAQDAFHGIVDYTELPLVSTDFNHDPHSAIVDGTQTRVSGAHLIKTLVWCDNEWGFANRMLDTTLAMAAKGFR; this is translated from the coding sequence ATGACCGTACGCGTAGCGATTAATGGCTTCGGTCGCATCGGACGCAACGTGGTTCGCGCTTTATATGAATCCGGGCGTCGTGCGGAAATCACCGTGGTGGCAATCAATGAACTGGCAGATGCTACGGGCATCGCGCATTTATTGAAATATGACACCAGCCATGGCCGTTTTGCCTGGGATGTTCGCCAGGAGCGGGAACAGCTGTATGTCGGTGAAGATGTGATCCGTCTCCTCCATGAGCGCAGCATTGACGCGCTCCCCTGGCGGGAACTGGGCGTTGATGTGGTGCTTGACTGCACCGGTGTGTACGGCAATCGTGAACATGGCGAAGCGCATCTCGCCGCAGGCGCGAAGAAAGTGCTTTTTTCACACCCTGGCAGTAATGATCTGGACGCGACCATCGTCTATGGCGTTAACCAGCACGAACTCCTCGCCGAGCACCGCATTGTCTCCAACGCATCCTGTACCACGAACTGCATCATCCCCGTCATTAAACTGTTAGATGATGCGTACGGAATAGAGTCGGGCACGGTAACGACGATCCATTCTGCGATGCATGATCAGCAGGTGATCGACGCTTATCATCCGGACTTACGCCGTACCCGTGCCGCGAGCCAGTCGATTATTCCAGTGGATACGAAACTGGCAGCGGGGATCACGCGTATTTTCCCGCAATTCAACGATCGCTTCGAGGCGATTGCGGTGCGCGTCCCGACGATAAATGTGACGGCGATCGATCTTAGCGTCACGGTGAAGAAACCGGTAAAAGCTTGTGAAGTCAACAGGTTGCTGCAAAAAGCAGCACAGGATGCATTTCATGGTATAGTTGACTATACGGAATTGCCGTTGGTCTCCACCGATTTTAACCACGATCCGCACAGCGCCATTGTTGATGGCACTCAAACGCGAGTCAGTGGCGCGCATCTGATCAAAACGCTGGTCTGGTGTGATAACGAATGGGGCTTTGCTAACCGGATGCTCGACACCACGTTAGCAATGGCCGCGAAAGGTTTCAGGTAA
- the pgk gene encoding phosphoglycerate kinase: MSVIKMTDLDLAGKRVFIRADLNVPVKDGKVTSDARIRASLPTIELALKQGAKVMVTSHLGRPTEGEYNEEFSLLPVVNYLKDKLSSPVRLVKDYLDGVEVAAGELVVLENVRFNKGEKKDDEALSKKYAALCDVFVMDAFGTAHRAQASTHGIGKFADVACAGPLLAAELDALGKALKEPARPMVAIVGGSKVSTKLTVLDSLSKIADQLIVGGGIANTFVAAQGHNVGKSLYEADLVDEAKRLLSTCDIPVPTDVRVATEFSETASATLKSVNDIKDDEQILDLGDVSAQKLADILKNAKTILWNGPVGVFEFPNFRKGTEIVANAIADSEGFSIAGGGDTLAAIDLFGISDKISYISTGGGAFLEFVEGKVLPAVAMLEERAKK, encoded by the coding sequence ATGTCTGTAATTAAGATGACCGATCTGGATCTGGCAGGTAAACGCGTTTTTATCCGTGCGGATCTGAACGTACCGGTTAAAGATGGGAAAGTGACCAGTGACGCGCGTATTCGTGCTTCTCTGCCGACCATCGAACTGGCACTGAAACAGGGTGCAAAAGTGATGGTAACCTCCCACCTGGGTCGTCCGACCGAAGGCGAGTACAACGAAGAATTCTCTCTGCTGCCGGTTGTTAATTACCTGAAAGACAAACTGTCCAGCCCGGTACGTCTGGTGAAAGACTACCTGGACGGCGTTGAAGTGGCGGCAGGTGAGCTGGTTGTTCTGGAAAACGTTCGCTTTAACAAAGGCGAGAAGAAAGACGACGAAGCGCTGTCTAAGAAATACGCTGCGCTGTGCGACGTGTTCGTGATGGACGCGTTCGGTACAGCACACCGTGCGCAGGCATCCACTCACGGTATCGGCAAATTCGCTGACGTCGCGTGTGCGGGTCCGCTGCTGGCCGCTGAACTGGATGCGCTGGGTAAAGCGCTGAAAGAACCAGCTCGCCCGATGGTTGCTATCGTTGGTGGTTCTAAAGTTTCTACCAAACTGACCGTACTGGATTCTCTGTCAAAAATCGCTGACCAACTGATCGTCGGCGGCGGTATCGCCAACACCTTCGTCGCGGCACAGGGCCACAACGTGGGCAAATCCCTGTACGAAGCGGATCTGGTTGACGAAGCTAAACGCCTGCTGTCTACCTGTGATATCCCGGTTCCGACTGACGTTCGTGTAGCGACCGAATTCTCCGAAACCGCGAGCGCAACGCTGAAATCGGTTAACGACATTAAAGATGACGAGCAGATTCTGGACCTGGGCGACGTTTCTGCACAGAAACTGGCTGACATTCTGAAAAATGCCAAAACCATTCTGTGGAATGGCCCGGTTGGGGTGTTTGAATTCCCGAACTTCCGTAAAGGCACCGAAATCGTGGCTAACGCGATTGCCGACAGCGAAGGCTTCTCTATCGCAGGCGGCGGCGACACCCTGGCGGCTATCGACCTGTTCGGTATTTCCGACAAGATCTCCTACATCTCTACTGGCGGCGGCGCATTCCTTGAATTCGTCGAAGGCAAAGTACTGCC